A genomic stretch from Arachis stenosperma cultivar V10309 chromosome 3, arast.V10309.gnm1.PFL2, whole genome shotgun sequence includes:
- the LOC130965337 gene encoding uncharacterized protein LOC130965337: MDWFSWLSRTSLEPSLVYEYGLAFARNELQLEDATHFNHEFLQSMGISIAKHRLEILKLAKKEDGSSGAATALTKTLSGAIKRCLKRCLSKLQVFNEQEAEETKEMVTPEPNWYHGRCRGSMMRKHIDGEKGMQRSRTIALSGPLDGRTMHNKMVTGKVLKLSGPLDGKMNERMMYANRSPIMAHRPLVEERFLGTLKSPRLSSTGPIDGRAMVDNRSPRLSRPLYERVDSPMGYSPYNKTKGDSDCDDDYGLWPTMFEDLKPT, encoded by the exons ATGGACTGGTTCTCCTGGCTATCCAGGACAAGTCTTGAGCCATCTCTCGTCTACGAATACGGCCTAGCATTTGCGCGAAACGAGCTTCAGCTGGAAGATGCAACCCACTTCAACCATGAGTTCCTCCAGAGCATGGGGATTTCGATCGCCAAACATCGGCTCGAAATTCTCAAGCTCGCAAAGAAGGAGGATGGTAGTAGTGGCGCTGCCACGGCACTTACCAAGACTCTCTCCGGCGCAATCAAGAGATGCCTAAAGAGGTGCCTGAGTAAATTACAGGTGTTCAATGAACAAGAAGCAGAGGAGACAAAGGAAATGGTAACACCGGAGCCAAACTGGTACCATGGGAGGTGCAGAGGGTCAATGATGAGGAAGCATATTGACGGAGAGAAGG GTATGCAACGAAGCAGGACCATAGCACTGTCAGGGCCATTGGATGGAAGAACAATGCATAACAAAATGGTAACTGGGAAGGTGTTGAAGTTGTCTGGTCCTCTTGATGGGAAGATGAATGAGAGAATGATGTATGCAAATAGGAGTCCAATAATGGCTCATAGGCCTTTGGTTGAAGAGAGGTTCTTGGGCACACTAAAGAGTCCTAGACTTTCTAGTACTGGTCCTATTGATGGACGAGCTATGGTTGATAATAGGAGTCCAAGGCTAAGTAGGCCTCTTTATGAAAGGGTTGATAGCCCAATGGGTTATAGTCCGTACAATAAGACTAAAGGCGACTCTGattgtgatgatgattatggaCTGTGGCCTACAATGTTTGAGGATCTGAAACCCACTtga